From Salinirubellus salinus, the proteins below share one genomic window:
- the gatB gene encoding Asp-tRNA(Asn)/Glu-tRNA(Gln) amidotransferase subunit GatB, translating to MTAQTAEVRDLATVIGLEVHVQLETDTKIFCGCTTAADEDEAPNTRTCPVCLGLPGALPVLNEGAVEAAVKVGKAIDADIPEETTFHRKNYYYPDLPKNFQITQYDAPLCADGELEFSVAGERHTVRIERAHLEEDPGSLQHVGGGIDTADYTLVNYNRAGTPLMEIVTAPDFRSPGEVRSFLAKLEEVLEYLGVFDASRDGSLRVDANLSIVPADEVADDGSIAIETLEEANRTEVKNISSHKGAEKALAYEQTRQKNAIKRGRVVEQETRHWDESKGVTLSMRSKEEEKDYRYFREADLPPLRVSHWKEEIPIPELPDARRERFREEYGLSEEAASKLTSTKQVADFFEDVADRFDADVAASWVADRLLGELNYRDMAITDVADRLDEFTRLVEMVEGDEITTKNAEEVVLRAMLDEGEDPETVVEREGLGKTDAGEVEAAVREAIEENPDAVEDYHAGEGGAINFLVGQVMQKTGGSADPGDVNGMLRAALDS from the coding sequence ATGACCGCACAGACCGCCGAGGTCCGTGACCTCGCCACCGTCATCGGGCTGGAGGTCCACGTCCAGCTCGAGACGGACACGAAGATCTTCTGTGGCTGTACGACCGCGGCCGACGAGGACGAGGCGCCCAACACCCGCACCTGTCCCGTCTGTCTCGGCCTGCCGGGTGCGCTCCCCGTCCTGAACGAGGGGGCCGTCGAGGCCGCCGTCAAGGTCGGCAAGGCCATCGACGCCGACATCCCCGAGGAGACCACCTTCCACCGGAAGAACTACTACTACCCCGACCTGCCGAAGAACTTCCAGATCACGCAGTACGACGCGCCGCTCTGTGCCGACGGCGAACTGGAGTTCTCCGTCGCGGGCGAGCGCCACACCGTCCGCATCGAGCGCGCCCACCTCGAGGAGGACCCCGGCAGCCTCCAGCACGTCGGCGGCGGCATCGACACCGCGGACTACACGCTCGTCAACTACAACCGCGCGGGGACGCCGCTGATGGAGATCGTCACGGCGCCGGACTTCCGCTCGCCCGGCGAGGTCCGCTCTTTCCTCGCGAAACTGGAGGAGGTCCTCGAGTACCTCGGGGTGTTCGACGCCTCGCGCGACGGTTCGCTGCGCGTGGACGCGAACCTCTCCATCGTCCCGGCCGACGAGGTGGCCGACGACGGCTCCATCGCTATCGAGACGCTGGAGGAAGCCAACCGCACGGAGGTCAAGAACATCTCCAGTCACAAGGGGGCGGAGAAGGCGCTCGCCTACGAGCAGACCCGCCAGAAGAACGCCATCAAGCGCGGCCGCGTGGTCGAACAGGAGACGCGCCACTGGGACGAGTCCAAGGGCGTCACACTCTCGATGCGCTCGAAGGAAGAGGAGAAGGACTACCGCTACTTCCGCGAGGCCGACCTGCCGCCGCTGCGCGTCTCACACTGGAAGGAGGAGATCCCCATCCCCGAACTCCCCGATGCCCGGCGCGAGCGGTTCCGCGAGGAGTACGGCCTCAGCGAGGAGGCCGCCTCGAAACTCACCTCCACGAAGCAGGTGGCCGACTTCTTCGAGGACGTGGCCGACCGGTTCGACGCCGACGTGGCCGCCTCGTGGGTCGCCGACCGCCTCCTCGGTGAGCTCAACTACCGCGACATGGCCATCACGGACGTCGCCGACCGACTGGACGAGTTCACCCGCCTCGTCGAGATGGTCGAGGGCGACGAGATAACCACGAAGAACGCCGAGGAGGTCGTGCTGCGGGCGATGCTCGACGAGGGTGAGGACCCGGAGACGGTCGTCGAGCGCGAGGGGCTCGGCAAGACCGACGCGGGCGAGGTGGAGGCTGCGGTCCGCGAGGCCATCGAAGAGAACCCCGACGCGGTGGAGGACTACCACGCCGGCGAGGGTGGGGCCATCAACTTCCTCGTCGGGCAGGTGATGCAGAAGACCGGTGGGAGTGCCGACCCCGGTGACGTGAACGGGATGTTGCGGGCGGCACTGGACAGCTGA
- the mtnP gene encoding S-methyl-5'-thioadenosine phosphorylase yields MPIGFIGGSGVYDALDLENETTEVVRTPFGDPSGPITIGEMDDTEIAFLPRHGKRHRYSPTTLPYRANIHALKQLGCERVLSSNAVGSLREDLPPRTLSIPDQIFDRTKHRTPTFFEDLVVHMGFAEPYCPHMVEHLSEAAATATDADHEQGGTYVCIEGPQFSTKAESEFYRQQGFDVIGMTAIPEAKLAREAEMCYATVAGVTDYDVWREGSEVTQSEVVKNAQANEAAIKDVVQYAVEQMPDERECDCGHALEGAIATDPDAVPQEARRRVETLAGGYLDEMAGIDGGD; encoded by the coding sequence ATGCCAATCGGCTTCATCGGCGGCAGTGGCGTCTACGACGCACTCGACCTCGAGAACGAGACCACCGAGGTGGTCCGCACCCCGTTCGGCGACCCCTCCGGCCCCATCACCATCGGCGAGATGGACGACACCGAGATCGCGTTCCTCCCGCGACACGGCAAGCGCCACCGCTACTCGCCCACGACGCTCCCGTACCGCGCGAACATCCACGCGCTGAAGCAACTCGGCTGCGAACGGGTCCTCTCCTCGAACGCGGTCGGGAGCCTCCGCGAGGACCTCCCGCCGCGGACGCTGTCGATCCCCGACCAGATATTCGACCGGACCAAGCACCGCACCCCGACGTTCTTCGAGGACCTCGTCGTCCACATGGGGTTCGCCGAACCGTACTGCCCCCACATGGTCGAGCACCTGAGCGAGGCGGCCGCGACGGCCACCGACGCCGACCACGAGCAGGGCGGCACCTACGTCTGCATCGAGGGGCCGCAGTTCTCGACGAAGGCCGAGTCCGAGTTCTACCGCCAGCAGGGGTTCGATGTCATCGGGATGACGGCCATCCCCGAGGCGAAACTCGCCCGCGAGGCCGAGATGTGCTACGCCACCGTCGCCGGCGTCACCGACTACGACGTCTGGCGCGAGGGGAGCGAGGTGACGCAGTCGGAGGTCGTCAAGAACGCGCAGGCCAACGAGGCGGCCATCAAGGACGTCGTCCAGTACGCCGTCGAGCAGATGCCCGACGAGCGCGAGTGCGACTGCGGCCACGCCCTCGAGGGCGCCATCGCCACCGACCCCGACGCCGTCCCGCAGGAGGCTCGTCGACGCGTCGAGACGCTCGCGGGCGGCTACCTCGACGAGATGGCCGGTATCGACGGCGGCGACTGA
- a CDS encoding AMP-binding enzyme, whose product MTAIVRRTDPSLTASAVVEACEATLEEYEVPQRVGVVDELPTTATGKVDRVTLRERFGTD is encoded by the coding sequence GTGACGGCCATCGTCCGCCGGACCGACCCGTCGCTCACGGCGTCGGCGGTCGTCGAGGCCTGCGAGGCGACGCTCGAGGAGTACGAGGTTCCACAGCGTGTCGGGGTCGTCGACGAACTCCCGACGACGGCGACCGGGAAGGTCGACCGCGTGACGCTACGCGAGCGGTTCGGGACCGACTGA
- the trpC gene encoding indole-3-glycerol phosphate synthase: MDTDEQLAPAVASILAAARERGGGGERVVVTDARSLPDALAAAEADGRVPVIAEVKPTSPTTEGKRTDDPVELAEQMVAGGATALSVLTEPEHFGGSAETLERVRAAVDVPVLRKDFLLHESQLDVVESDVVLLIARFLGDQLEPMLTAARERGFGVLVEVHTESELAAAVAAGADVIGVNNRDLGKLEVDLGTFEEVGAKAPEDATLIAESGVATREDAARMRRAGADGLLVGSAIMDGDVRANTERLTTPMDEIQ, encoded by the coding sequence ATGGACACCGACGAGCAACTCGCGCCTGCCGTCGCGTCGATACTGGCGGCGGCGCGCGAGCGTGGGGGTGGCGGAGAGCGGGTCGTCGTGACGGACGCCAGGTCGTTGCCCGACGCCCTCGCCGCGGCCGAGGCGGACGGGCGCGTCCCGGTCATCGCCGAGGTGAAGCCCACCTCGCCGACGACTGAGGGCAAGCGGACCGACGACCCGGTGGAACTGGCCGAACAGATGGTCGCCGGCGGGGCAACGGCGCTCTCGGTGCTCACCGAACCCGAGCACTTCGGCGGGAGCGCAGAGACGCTCGAGCGGGTCCGGGCCGCCGTCGACGTGCCGGTCCTCCGGAAGGACTTCCTGCTCCACGAGTCGCAACTGGACGTCGTCGAGAGCGACGTGGTGTTGCTCATCGCGCGGTTCCTCGGGGACCAACTCGAACCGATGCTGACGGCGGCGCGCGAGCGCGGCTTCGGGGTCCTCGTCGAGGTCCACACCGAGTCCGAACTGGCGGCCGCCGTCGCGGCGGGCGCGGACGTGATCGGCGTCAACAACCGCGACCTCGGGAAGCTCGAGGTCGACCTCGGGACGTTTGAGGAGGTGGGGGCGAAAGCCCCCGAGGACGCCACGCTGATAGCGGAGAGCGGCGTAGCGACAAGAGAGGACGCCGCGCGGATGCGCCGGGCCGGGGCCGACGGCCTGCTCGTCGGCTCCGCGATAATGGACGGTGACGTCCGCGCGAACACTGAACGACTGACCACACCGATGGACGAGATACAATGA
- a CDS encoding segregation/condensation protein A → MTREAEGSEASDGERGAERPASGDVPLNIAGHDEEKARRENGESPGDESEGDGVEDLITDFSVADAPDSPAVDDDEVEPVELLVGLADEGEIDPWDIDIVAVTDKFLDRLDEADLRTGGRALFYASVLLRMKSDHLLEDPEPEEEAWEDPVEGFGADAPGGPGVDPFDKLEAEMDRRLERKRARGMPRTLDELVRELRERERETWWKEGRTYDTSDSPHGYSRGTQTLDYRSGDDFRMDDEPSVADVTGTAHDEHMDTVINETYTALREHYDQGRAEVLFAEVEDAGGSKVMTFLGLLFLAHRGQVRLQQDDLFGDLWVQDPGATSVEAEVAADGGEPNERRE, encoded by the coding sequence ATGACTAGGGAGGCCGAGGGGAGCGAGGCCTCCGATGGCGAGCGGGGAGCGGAGCGACCCGCGAGCGGCGACGTGCCGCTGAACATCGCCGGCCACGACGAGGAGAAGGCGCGCCGTGAGAACGGCGAGTCACCTGGAGACGAGAGCGAGGGCGACGGCGTCGAGGACCTCATCACCGACTTCTCCGTCGCCGACGCCCCCGACAGTCCGGCCGTCGACGACGACGAGGTAGAGCCGGTCGAACTGCTCGTCGGCCTCGCCGACGAGGGTGAGATCGATCCGTGGGACATCGACATCGTCGCGGTCACGGACAAGTTCCTCGACCGACTCGACGAGGCGGACCTCCGGACCGGCGGGCGGGCACTGTTCTACGCCTCGGTGCTGTTGCGGATGAAGTCCGACCACCTGCTCGAGGACCCCGAACCGGAGGAGGAGGCGTGGGAGGACCCCGTCGAGGGGTTCGGCGCCGACGCCCCCGGCGGTCCGGGTGTCGACCCGTTCGACAAACTGGAGGCGGAGATGGACCGCCGCCTCGAGCGCAAGCGCGCCCGCGGGATGCCTCGGACGCTGGACGAACTCGTCCGGGAGTTGCGAGAGCGCGAGCGCGAGACGTGGTGGAAGGAGGGCCGGACCTACGACACCAGCGACTCGCCACACGGCTACTCGCGGGGGACCCAGACCCTCGACTACCGCTCGGGCGACGACTTCCGGATGGACGACGAGCCGAGCGTCGCGGACGTGACCGGCACGGCCCACGACGAGCACATGGACACGGTCATCAACGAGACGTACACGGCCCTGCGCGAGCACTACGACCAGGGACGGGCGGAGGTGCTGTTCGCCGAGGTCGAGGACGCCGGCGGGTCGAAGGTGATGACGTTCCTCGGACTTCTCTTCCTCGCGCATCGCGGGCAGGTCCGCCTGCAGCAGGACGACCTGTTCGGCGACCTATGGGTGCAGGATCCCGGCGCGACGAGCGTGGAGGCGGAGGTCGCGGCGGATGGCGGGGAGCCGAACGAGCGACGCGAGTGA
- a CDS encoding DUF7518 family protein has translation MSGNRVEELEAKVRQLQATVDGLTDELMETKERLHVLEEEVDPDLNMDIIEGRPTKTPETQTNGNGSAPSPDAPENQRAVDEAVEAADGAKTEESEENDEADSTDDIIVA, from the coding sequence ATGAGTGGGAACCGAGTGGAAGAACTCGAGGCCAAGGTGCGGCAACTCCAGGCGACGGTCGACGGACTCACGGACGAACTGATGGAGACGAAAGAGCGACTCCACGTCCTCGAGGAGGAGGTCGACCCGGACCTGAACATGGACATCATCGAGGGCCGCCCGACGAAGACTCCCGAGACCCAGACGAACGGGAACGGCAGCGCGCCGTCGCCCGACGCCCCCGAGAACCAGCGCGCCGTCGACGAGGCCGTCGAAGCGGCCGACGGAGCCAAGACGGAGGAGAGCGAGGAGAACGACGAGGCGGACTCCACCGACGACATCATCGTCGCGTAG
- the smc gene encoding chromosome segregation protein SMC, whose translation MHIKELVLDDFKSFGRKTRIPFYDDFTTISGPNGSGKSNIIDAVLFALGLARTSGIRAEKLTDLIYNPGHDDDESGFSGEREAEVEVVLDNADRTLERSQVVSAAGTDKVGDVDEISIKRRVKQTDEDTYYSYYYVNGRSVNLSDIRDLLSQAGVTPEGYNVVMQGDVTEIITKTPLRRREIIDEIAGVAAFDAKKEDAFEELETVQERIDEADLRIEEKQTRLEQLEDERETALQYQELRDTKAEYEGYLKAAELEDKRADLAEAREGIEEHEAELEDLQRELDERQGKVTRLEEDLEDLNAEIERKGEDEQLAIKREIEEVKGEIGRFEDKIEAAEERISEAESKRRQAFVQVDRKQETVEEKEAEIRDAKVRKADLKADLQTKQSELDDVEAEIESVDTEYEEVRDALEARREELADLKDERNDLQREQDRLLDEARRRTNDRREKEEAIEAAKADIPDIEAEIADLEAELEKVRKNRETITEVVEDLKAEKRELQERLDELDDEISAKQQEYAELEARAGEDGDQSYGRAVTSVLNAGLEGVHGTVGQLGGVDAQYATACETAAGGRLAHVVVDDDGVGQRGIEYLKSRNAGRATFLPITKMHSRSLPSLPSHEGVVDFAYELVDFDPQYADVFSYVLGDTVVVEDMQTARDLMGNVRLVTLDGDLVEKSGAMTGGSSSGSRYSFSKSGKGRLERVAERIHQLEDEKSDVREDLRDVEGRLDDARDRQTDAADKVREVESAIERKEAAKGEREERIASLEADLEEIEAEREEVSARMEELEAEIAEKKDAIEACEEAIDDRKRELQESDIPELTERAEELRAEMGDIEDRMDDLDARLNELVLEKEYAEDAIDDLHDDIEAAQNKKADAEASIDTFESEIAERETTLEEKRAEVADLEDELADLKGDREDLKADLREAREARDDWASKVRTVEEELEELRETAERLEWEVDELASQVDEYDAEDIPDLQYVKGQITKLENRMADLEPVNMLAIDEYDRVAEELDDIQEKKDTLTEEAQQIRDRIEQFEQRKKATFMEAYEAIDEKFQDIFARLSNGEGELHLEDEEDPFEGGLTMKAQPADKPVQRLAAMSGGEKSLTALAFIFAIQRYNPAPFYALDEVDAFLDAANAEMVGEMVDELADDAQFVVVSHRSALLERSERAIGVTMQGDNVSAVTGIDLSQVGVVADD comes from the coding sequence ATGCACATCAAAGAGCTCGTACTAGACGACTTCAAGAGCTTCGGCCGCAAGACGCGTATCCCGTTCTACGACGACTTCACCACCATCAGCGGCCCGAACGGCTCCGGCAAGTCCAACATCATCGACGCCGTCCTGTTCGCGCTCGGTCTGGCCCGCACCTCGGGCATCCGGGCGGAGAAACTCACCGACCTCATCTACAACCCCGGCCACGACGACGACGAGTCCGGGTTCAGCGGCGAACGGGAGGCCGAGGTCGAGGTCGTCCTCGACAACGCCGACCGGACCCTCGAGCGCTCGCAGGTGGTGAGCGCCGCCGGTACCGACAAGGTCGGCGACGTGGACGAGATCTCTATCAAGCGCCGGGTCAAGCAGACCGACGAGGACACCTACTACTCGTACTACTACGTCAACGGGCGCTCGGTCAACCTCTCGGACATCCGTGACCTGCTCTCGCAGGCCGGCGTCACCCCGGAGGGGTACAACGTCGTGATGCAGGGCGACGTGACCGAGATCATCACGAAGACGCCGCTCCGACGCCGCGAGATCATCGACGAGATCGCGGGCGTCGCGGCCTTCGACGCGAAGAAGGAGGACGCCTTCGAGGAACTCGAGACCGTTCAGGAGCGCATCGACGAGGCCGACCTCCGCATCGAGGAGAAGCAGACGCGCCTCGAACAGCTCGAAGACGAGCGCGAGACGGCCCTGCAGTACCAGGAGCTCCGGGACACGAAAGCGGAGTACGAGGGCTACCTGAAGGCCGCCGAACTCGAGGACAAGCGTGCGGACCTCGCCGAGGCCCGCGAGGGCATCGAGGAACACGAGGCGGAGCTCGAGGACCTCCAGCGCGAACTCGATGAGCGTCAGGGGAAGGTGACGCGACTGGAGGAGGACCTCGAGGACCTCAACGCCGAGATCGAACGCAAGGGCGAGGACGAACAGCTCGCCATCAAACGCGAGATAGAGGAGGTCAAGGGCGAGATCGGCCGGTTCGAGGACAAGATCGAGGCTGCCGAGGAACGCATCTCGGAGGCCGAGTCCAAGCGCCGGCAGGCGTTCGTCCAGGTCGACCGCAAGCAGGAGACCGTCGAGGAGAAGGAGGCCGAGATACGCGACGCGAAGGTCCGGAAGGCCGACCTGAAGGCGGACCTGCAGACGAAGCAGTCGGAGCTCGACGACGTGGAGGCCGAGATCGAGTCGGTCGACACCGAGTACGAGGAGGTCCGCGACGCACTCGAGGCGCGCCGCGAGGAGCTCGCCGACCTGAAAGACGAGCGAAACGACCTCCAGCGCGAGCAGGACCGACTGCTCGACGAGGCACGCCGCCGGACCAACGACCGGCGCGAGAAGGAGGAGGCGATCGAGGCGGCGAAGGCGGACATCCCGGACATCGAGGCCGAGATCGCGGACCTCGAAGCCGAGTTGGAGAAGGTCCGGAAGAACCGTGAGACCATCACAGAGGTAGTCGAGGACCTGAAAGCCGAGAAACGCGAGCTGCAGGAACGGCTGGACGAACTCGACGACGAGATCAGCGCGAAACAGCAGGAGTACGCCGAACTCGAGGCTCGCGCGGGCGAGGACGGCGACCAGTCCTACGGACGAGCGGTGACGAGCGTCCTGAACGCGGGACTCGAGGGTGTCCACGGCACCGTCGGCCAACTCGGCGGCGTCGACGCGCAGTACGCGACGGCCTGTGAGACGGCCGCCGGTGGCCGCCTCGCGCACGTGGTCGTCGACGACGACGGCGTCGGCCAGCGTGGTATCGAGTACCTCAAGTCGCGCAACGCGGGGCGGGCGACCTTCCTCCCCATCACGAAGATGCACTCGCGGTCGCTACCCTCACTCCCGAGCCACGAGGGCGTGGTGGACTTCGCGTACGAACTCGTCGACTTCGACCCGCAGTACGCCGACGTGTTCAGCTACGTACTCGGGGACACCGTCGTCGTCGAGGACATGCAGACCGCGCGTGACCTGATGGGCAACGTCCGGCTCGTGACGCTCGACGGTGACCTCGTCGAGAAGTCCGGCGCGATGACCGGTGGCTCCTCGTCCGGATCGCGCTACTCCTTCTCCAAGTCGGGCAAGGGCCGACTGGAGCGGGTCGCCGAACGCATCCACCAGCTCGAGGACGAGAAGAGCGATGTGCGCGAGGACCTGCGCGACGTGGAGGGCCGCCTCGACGACGCGCGCGACCGGCAGACCGACGCCGCGGACAAGGTCCGCGAGGTCGAGAGCGCCATCGAGCGCAAGGAGGCCGCGAAGGGCGAGCGCGAGGAGCGGATCGCCTCGCTGGAGGCCGACCTCGAGGAGATCGAGGCCGAGCGCGAGGAGGTCTCGGCGCGGATGGAGGAACTGGAGGCCGAGATCGCCGAGAAGAAGGACGCCATCGAGGCCTGCGAGGAGGCCATCGACGACCGGAAGCGCGAACTGCAGGAGTCCGACATCCCCGAACTCACCGAGCGGGCCGAGGAACTCCGGGCCGAGATGGGCGACATCGAGGACCGGATGGACGACCTCGACGCGCGGCTGAACGAGCTCGTCCTCGAGAAGGAGTACGCCGAGGACGCCATCGACGACCTGCACGACGACATCGAGGCCGCCCAGAACAAGAAGGCCGACGCCGAGGCGTCCATCGACACGTTCGAGTCCGAGATCGCCGAGCGTGAGACGACTCTCGAGGAGAAACGCGCCGAGGTGGCCGACCTCGAGGACGAACTCGCGGACCTCAAGGGCGACCGCGAGGACCTGAAGGCCGACCTGCGCGAGGCACGCGAGGCACGCGACGACTGGGCCTCGAAGGTCCGGACCGTCGAGGAGGAGCTCGAGGAGCTCCGAGAGACCGCAGAGCGGCTGGAGTGGGAGGTCGACGAACTCGCCTCGCAGGTCGACGAGTACGACGCCGAGGACATCCCTGACCTCCAGTACGTGAAGGGACAGATAACGAAACTGGAGAACCGGATGGCCGACCTCGAACCGGTCAACATGCTCGCCATCGACGAGTACGACCGGGTGGCCGAGGAACTCGACGACATCCAGGAGAAGAAGGACACCCTCACGGAGGAGGCCCAGCAGATTCGCGACCGCATCGAACAGTTCGAGCAGCGCAAGAAGGCGACGTTCATGGAGGCCTACGAGGCCATCGACGAGAAGTTCCAGGACATCTTCGCGCGCCTCTCGAACGGCGAGGGCGAGCTCCACCTCGAGGACGAGGAGGACCCGTTCGAGGGCGGCCTGACGATGAAGGCCCAGCCGGCGGACAAGCCCGTCCAGCGGCTGGCGGCGATGTCCGGCGGTGAGAAGTCGCTGACCGCGCTGGCGTTCATCTTCGCCATCCAGCGGTACAACCCCGCGCCGTTCTACGCGCTGGACGAGGTCGACGCCTTCCTCGACGCGGCGAACGCGGAGATGGTCGGCGAGATGGTCGACGAACTCGCGGACGATGCGCAGTTCGTCGTCGTCTCGCACCGCTCGGCCCTGCTGGAACGCTCCGAACGGGCCATCGGCGTGACGATGCAGGGAGACAACGTGAGCGCCGTGACCGGTATCGACCTGTCGCAGGTGGGGGTCGTCGCGGATGACTAG
- a CDS encoding cupin domain-containing protein codes for MGHVDGDAVEWDETEREEMHVRRKELGAAADGERLGCSLYELPAGARSWPYHYHTANEEAMYVLAGAGQVRLADEVVAVDAGDYLAFPADASGAHRVVNDSEAPLRYLAFSTMDDPDMTVYPDSGKFGVFVGSPPGGREERSFHGYYRMADDVDYWEGED; via the coding sequence ATGGGACACGTCGACGGCGACGCGGTCGAGTGGGACGAGACCGAGCGCGAGGAGATGCACGTCCGGCGCAAGGAGCTCGGCGCCGCGGCCGACGGTGAGCGACTGGGGTGTTCGCTCTACGAACTCCCCGCTGGCGCGCGCTCGTGGCCGTACCACTACCACACGGCCAACGAGGAGGCGATGTACGTCCTCGCGGGCGCGGGGCAGGTCCGACTGGCCGACGAGGTGGTGGCCGTCGACGCGGGCGACTACCTCGCGTTCCCGGCCGACGCGTCCGGTGCCCACCGCGTGGTCAACGACTCGGAAGCGCCGCTCCGCTACCTCGCGTTCTCGACGATGGACGACCCGGACATGACGGTCTACCCGGACTCGGGGAAGTTCGGCGTGTTCGTCGGGTCGCCACCCGGCGGCCGCGAGGAGCGGTCGTTCCACGGCTACTATCGGATGGCGGACGACGTGGACTACTGGGAGGGCGAGGACTAG
- a CDS encoding DUF547 domain-containing protein → MTTTAPATRTDLPEDPLSLAHDYLRAVRVGESPTPYEAALRDLPRERLRAALGTDDARLAFWVNVYNATVQSVLGASPEAFEARNAFFTAPLVAVAGERLSVDDVEHGLLRGSRPKWGGGYVRNPFPSAFERTFRVRERDWRVHFALNCGAAACPPVAAYDADRIDAQLDLATESYLGQEVEYDPVADVVRVPRLMFWFVGDFGGRSGIRDALRAYDCVPEGADPTVRFQSYDWTLEAGTFAPVEAW, encoded by the coding sequence GTGACCACGACCGCCCCCGCGACCCGGACCGACCTCCCCGAGGACCCGCTCTCGCTCGCCCACGACTACCTCCGGGCGGTGCGGGTCGGCGAGTCGCCCACGCCGTACGAGGCCGCGCTCCGTGACCTCCCGCGCGAGCGGCTCCGAGCGGCCCTCGGGACGGACGACGCACGCCTCGCGTTCTGGGTGAACGTCTACAACGCCACCGTGCAGTCCGTGCTGGGCGCCAGCCCGGAGGCGTTCGAGGCGCGGAACGCGTTCTTCACCGCGCCGCTCGTCGCCGTCGCCGGCGAGCGACTCTCGGTCGACGACGTGGAGCACGGCCTGCTCCGTGGCTCCCGGCCGAAGTGGGGCGGTGGGTACGTCCGGAACCCGTTCCCGAGCGCGTTCGAGCGGACGTTCCGCGTGCGCGAGCGTGACTGGCGGGTCCACTTCGCGCTGAACTGCGGGGCGGCCGCGTGCCCGCCCGTCGCGGCCTACGACGCCGACCGCATCGACGCGCAACTCGACCTCGCCACCGAGTCGTACCTCGGACAGGAGGTGGAGTACGACCCGGTCGCGGACGTGGTCCGGGTCCCGCGGCTCATGTTCTGGTTCGTCGGCGACTTCGGCGGCCGCTCGGGTATCCGAGACGCCCTCCGGGCGTACGACTGCGTGCCCGAGGGTGCCGACCCGACAGTGCGGTTCCAGTCGTACGACTGGACGCTGGAGGCGGGGACGTTCGCGCCCGTCGAGGCGTGGTGA
- the trpB gene encoding tryptophan synthase subunit beta, giving the protein MSESTRTDGKFGPYGGQYVPEALMPAIEELTDAYERYVLENEDGFMDEFRQRIRDFGGRPTPLQRADNLSERYGVEVYLKREDLLHGGAHKLNNALGQCLLAKYMGKERIVAETGAGQHGTATAMAAAHLGMPCEVYMGRRDVNRQRPNVFRMRINGAEVNPVDTGRGTLKEAISETMRDWATTVENTHYVIGSVVGPHPFPVMVRDFHRIIAEETKRQSVEQTGGLPDAVVACAGGGSNTMGIFSEFVEAESVGLYAVEAGGSSLSVDEEEGVAPNSASLSTGSEGVLHGARTRVLQDRDGQIMESHSVSSGLDYAGVGPELANLVDTGRVQAVNVDDDAALEAFHRLSQDEGIIPALETAHALAYLEEHEDPTALGETVVVNVSGRGDKDLEAAIEETERRDLPNAPSMGVFE; this is encoded by the coding sequence ATGAGCGAGTCGACACGCACCGACGGGAAGTTCGGGCCCTACGGGGGCCAGTACGTCCCCGAGGCCCTGATGCCGGCGATAGAGGAACTGACCGACGCCTACGAGCGCTACGTGCTGGAGAACGAGGACGGGTTCATGGACGAGTTCCGCCAGCGTATCCGCGACTTCGGCGGCCGACCCACCCCGCTTCAGCGCGCGGACAACCTCAGCGAGCGCTACGGCGTCGAGGTCTACCTGAAGCGCGAGGACCTGCTCCACGGTGGGGCACACAAGCTCAACAACGCGCTCGGCCAGTGCCTGCTGGCGAAGTACATGGGAAAAGAGCGCATCGTCGCGGAGACGGGCGCCGGCCAGCACGGCACCGCGACGGCCATGGCCGCCGCCCACCTCGGGATGCCCTGCGAGGTGTACATGGGCCGGCGCGACGTGAACCGCCAGCGGCCCAACGTCTTCCGGATGCGCATCAACGGCGCCGAGGTGAACCCGGTCGACACGGGCCGGGGGACGCTGAAGGAGGCCATCTCGGAGACGATGCGCGACTGGGCGACCACCGTCGAGAACACCCACTACGTCATCGGGAGCGTCGTGGGTCCCCACCCGTTCCCGGTGATGGTCCGTGACTTCCACCGCATCATCGCCGAGGAAACGAAGCGCCAGTCGGTGGAACAGACCGGCGGCCTGCCCGACGCCGTCGTCGCCTGCGCGGGCGGCGGCTCGAACACGATGGGTATCTTCTCCGAGTTCGTCGAAGCGGAGAGCGTGGGCCTCTACGCCGTCGAGGCCGGCGGCTCCTCGCTCTCGGTGGACGAGGAGGAGGGCGTCGCGCCGAACTCCGCGTCGCTCTCGACCGGGAGCGAAGGGGTCCTCCACGGCGCTCGCACCCGCGTCCTGCAGGACCGGGACGGGCAGATCATGGAGTCTCACTCGGTCTCCTCCGGGCTGGACTACGCCGGCGTCGGGCCGGAACTCGCCAACCTCGTCGACACCGGCCGCGTCCAGGCCGTGAACGTCGACGACGACGCGGCGCTCGAGGCGTTCCACCGCCTCTCGCAGGACGAGGGCATCATCCCCGCGCTGGAGACGGCCCACGCCCTCGCCTACCTCGAGGAACACGAGGACCCGACGGCGCTCGGCGAGACGGTCGTCGTGAACGTCTCCGGCCGTGGCGACAAGGACCTCGAGGCGGCCATCGAGGAGACCGAGCGGCGCGACCTCCCGAACGCGCCGAGCATGGGTGTCTTCGAGTAA